The Argiope bruennichi chromosome 9, qqArgBrue1.1, whole genome shotgun sequence nucleotide sequence tacaatttccttaatcacaaaaaaaaaaacaaaaaaacttcatttctgaaaaattcattacaggtaaatttaaaatataagcgtTCCTACTGCgtagagaataaataaatgaccATTCTTCTCACATAtagaatatgattattttattttaaagaataatgaatagttcaatatggtattttattttgttataattaatatctGCCTAATGTGGGTATTAATGGACATTGTACCAAGACAAAGTATTATTATATCCATGATCAAATAAGACACCTGAATCAGGTTTTTTCCCCCCAtcaaattggacctttgttcctaatacatattatattcagttaaaaaaaacctAGTCAAATTAAATTGCATGACAacacagttttaaataaaacgacagacattttaacattaataaaatattttattatagtcaACATCACTTCACAAAGGGGTGGAAGATAAAGGGTTAAAAGTCACTGATGTGACTAAACCTTATTAGAGAGAAGTACAAACAGAACAGAAACATTCCATGTTTGAAGATATAACACATGACAAGAGAAGCAAAGGACATACAGTACACTACATTCCACATTATGGGACCACTACAAACTACTGTTTTATGTATTCTAGACTAGGCATATAACAACAGAAGCACAGTTCAATAAATAATCGAAAAGATAAgctttattacgaaaaaaaaatgttttttcgcgTGAAAAGTGCGCAGATGACGAAAACATTAACAAATTCATTCACAGAATGAAAGTTTCACggatttaaaaacattctagaatattttcttttccaatataGCCTTTCATTCTAATGCTTTGAGTtggaattttagattaaaaaattttttttgtaaatatttgattttagaaaattaaaagaatgaattttgcttaaataaaataagaactatttttagataaaaatatgaattaaaaatagtataaaattcgagttttgaaatatagaattatatatatgtatataagaaGCTCTGAAACGCTTTAACTCTCAAAAATTTGAGCAAGAGTTTTTTAAAGATCCACTTACATATTTCCTTAGttaaaattctctgaaatttaaaagaaatagccTGCTAGCACATCTAGTAGATTACAAACAACGATCTATAGTACAAATGCAATAATTCAGACACTTACTTAAATTAACACTGAGCAACTCacatacattaaatttcaatCCTTTTTGCCTCTTTCAGATCTATAATTCCTAAACAAACACCGATGGCGCTACAGTCACATATGcaacaaattaataactaaaacaaaTCACTATTTTATGTACATTTACTACACCCAAATAATACATCTGAGATTGCTAGCTACTTATTAAGGAAagtgaatctagtattttttttttcaaaatttacatttttaataactatttgaatatattttattcctttttttttaaatattcattcaaaaaattacaactcttttattaatgtaaattggAGTTTTTCTCTCTTTCCATTCTTTAACTATTAATtactaaatgataaaatttttactcaTTCATACAACCTTTCTTCCACAGGTTgtgtataaatgttaaaaaaattagttagcaattttttttttatattgaccaCATTTAAGCTCCAAATAACACAGATACTAAAAACAGTCCTATTGAGGTTCCGTTAAGtaccaaaatgattttttttcaaaaatgagtaGCATTGGAGTTGGCAAAAGTTTGTTCCCAAAGAATTCTTCATttgaagtaatatatataaaaattctggaatatttctgttaaaaaaatactgatgtCCCAAGAACGTTGTTCATGTCAAAATGCACAAGATACAATTGAGCAAAGGGAATACTTTAGGTTGGATGAAGGTTGATATAGATTCTAagaaatttgagatattttcatGCTTATGGGAATTCACAACAATTACTTCATGTTAAATTTCTATCAGAAAAGAGAAGAGAAAAATCTaactataaattataagaaagagTTACTAAGACTTTCTGTAAGGAGTTTGTGCAGAAAAGTACATTTTGGTCCATTAAATAATATGGTCACACGTTTATTAACAATTCACCTTTCTAAAGAGAAATGTCAAaatcacaaaagaaataatttttttaaattacaaaattcggatgtttttaatactaattaaatattatatgcttgTCACTACAACAAGCTAGAGAAGTTCCAGAGTAAGTAATTAAAGAGTGCTTTGGTGTCACTGGTGTACATACAAAAGAAAAGTTGAATGACAAAACAGAATACGAAGCTTCTGAatgaaaaagtatgaaaaaaaaacgtaaatgaCTTAGTTTATTATTACCAGTAACGTCCACCTTTAAATTTCTGAGTTCATTTTCAATTTTGgcacaaaaaaatgaattataaaagtaGTGCGTTTACATAGCAGGTCAACCGCTTCAGGTTAGACTAAGAGTAAGTACTGTTTCAGCCACTTAATAAGGTTTATAAAGTTCAGTAAAAAGTATGGGAACTGAAATTTACTCAAATGAAGTTGAGAAAaacaagtgaaatttaaaaacattttatcttcatttttagtaaGTCTAGATTCCAAAATACAAAGCAAACAAATCtttcaaaagcaattttgaaaatgacaGATAAAAGTCTTTCTGCTTCAAAagtttataatgcttttttttttaaagttcgcaCTACTTCGAATCTGGATAAGTCTCTGAAACAAATGCTCAAATGATCACTCGTGGTGGACGAATCTGAGTTTTGTCATGTACAAAGCTACAGTAACTCAAAGAGTTCACAGTATAGTTCTGCAATGTATCACTTAAAGTTCACCTCATTCATTCACAGTTTGAGGTTCTTGTGGTTCAATAATATTTGGTGACGTTCGATTGCTGTGAGGAGGAGTGGTTGGATCGACAGATGTCTGCATATCCAACGATGGTGGCCTGTTGCAAAGCAGCATGTCCCTCAGACCTGCAACTTCCGATGCTAGCTTCTTCAATTCAAACCTGAGGTGGAAATTTTCCGCCTGTAGGTCTGAATTGACGCCTTTGCTTCGTCTGGACAGTCTGGGCATCTTTCTAGGTGGTCCTGAATCGGGGGATGAATCAGGTTCATTCATTTTGTGGACAGGAGATTCCTTTCCACCTCCCGTGCTGCTATCTCCATCAGAAGAAGTGTCCTCCCTTCCGCTGCTTCGGCCGCTGTCAGGATATGAAGGAACAGTGACAAAATGATCTTTGTCTCCAATCAAAGTCTTATGTCGCAACTTGTGAGGCAGACAGTGTTGAGAATGAATCTGACTCTGGATCGGTTCGTCTGCGGATGACCATGAAAGAGTTTCGTCAGGATGCGGAGATTCGCGAGGTGAGATTATTCTTCTGTTGTCTTCCTCAGGCTGGTGACGATCACGATGATTCGATACAAAATCGGGTTCATTCGGGGCACTGTTCACGCTCAAACGCTGAATGACTTGTTGATGAAGATGTTGTTGCTGAGCCTGCTGGTGATGATGATTCATCATCATTACTTGATGATGCTGTTGGGATTCTTTCATGGCAGTTTCGTGGCACTCCTGCCATTGAGCAGGATCCATCATGTGCAGGTGAGGCATCATGTGGTGTACATGGTGCTCTGGAACACTACTGTTGGCAGTTGGAGAATGGTTAAGCAGAGCTGGTGCTCCGTTCATCACTCCCGACTCTGAATTTGGCAAAAGCGTGCTGAGGAGTTTGCTCCTGCGATTCCTCACATCTACAGTAGGGCAAGGAATGTGCAAATGCAATTGTTCAGGATTCACTAACTGCTGTGGGGGCAAACCAAATTTGTCCCTTACAGCAGCCAGCTCGGCCCTCAGCATAGCGTTCTCTTTAGTCAGTTCCAACATGCGGGTTTCGAGTACCATGTCATTGAGCCTCCTTTTTTCACGAGATCTTTTAGCAGCCTCGTTGTTGCGTCTTCGCCTATCCCAGTAACTATCATCTTTCTTCGAATCAGGGATGAATTCGCGTTGCTTCCTGGCCGGGAAAATCTCCTTCGATTTTAGGGCTGCAGTCAGGTCAACAGGAACTTCAATGGGGTTGCTCCAGACAACTGATGAAGGTGCAGATGAGGTTGGATATGGGTTAGGTGACATGCTGTTGCTGCTCGGACTGAGTGGTGAATAGAGAGGGCGAGATGCAGGATGATGAGGACTGGTGGTGCACTGAGGTGAAGGAATCTCAATCAATCTAGGTTTACGCAGAATAATAGGTGGTTCGGCTGCCGTTATCATCATAACGAAATCATACGAGGTTctagaagtaaaaaaagaataaatttagaatttaatttttcaaaagcaagtGGAAAACAgcatattaaataacaataaaatttcaatggcACATGAATTCAGGTAGCAATTCATACGTAGTATGAATTAACAAAGATAACACCTGtttatgcaaatgattttttttttgtttttgctgcTGAATTTCTGCTGCAGCTTTGGTGGCTGTTTCTTTGTTAAATTCTACTATATTTAACCATATATCGAagaagttacatattatttaaagaaatgagttGGTCTACAATCAAGTAATCATTTAAATGACAAACATAAGTTATCAAAAAGtacaaactaaatttaaatataatgaagcgACTGATGAATTACTGTCAATAATTTACAGATCTATAcctcaagggtttttttttaaagttttcatgcattatatattcaaatttttaaatgtaaagttcggatgtaaaaacaaaaaaagtttctttagtTAGagacgaaaaaataattttttcacttcaaaaGTATAAATATGTGTGACAATTTCAAGTAGCTGATTAGGCAAATAATcgtacaaaagaaaattatttatcatcagTATGCGGTCATTacgttattataaaatttggGTTCAATCCTTAATAGTTATAACAGAATactgattttttattataaatttttgaaacaatattccttcaaaaatttaaaatctaaaaaaaaaaatcatttttattgctaGGAAACCATTTTAAATAAGCGCTCaccgaaacattttaaatataaaaaataattcagaaatttaaaaaaaattataaaaattattgcaacaaaattaaagattttggaGCAGagaaaattatgaatcaaatcttccccttctattttaatttttgattgatatatatataactattaagcagcagaaattcaaaaaaaatcactagtaaaattcacataaaaagatcaattaattaatgttttctaaaatatttgcacatctgtgtaaaattcattcaaaaaattaaaaaaattattcaaatgtatttCAATCTTTAAAGAAATCACCATTAAAATCAACTGGTAACTTCTAATGATATAATGTTCTTTGAAAAAACGAATTAGAAGTTACAAGCGCAGAAAAATTCAGTTACAAAAGATCAAGCGTCTGAACTAATTTGATGAAAGGGAAGcctcaaaaaattttttcatttaatctgaaaattaaaaattcaagaatagggaaagcaatttataaaatatctgcgatataaatacttcaaatagaaaaatcttaatgtagaaatttttcatataaattatacttagtgttaaaagataaattaaatggaataaaaattctagaattcttaaaaattttatacgattttatcatatacatttaaaaataatgtttagcaATCAAATCTTGAAAGCATTTCGAATTATTAATTATGCCAACATcctttacatataattaaaaatagaactcATTAAtaacgaatatttattttaaaatttaaaaaaatctaatattttaaaatgtttttatgtgcAAACATCCTATTCTTTTCTCTATTATCATCGgtcaaataaaacttcaaaaatgcatctctattaaagtttaaaaaaaaaattgctatgcaTTTCAATCTAGCGACTTCATTATTTATTGCTCCTTGCTAAGGGATTactgaataattaacatttatagcATAACGATTTTCGCAGTTACAATTCAATAAATCTGTTATATAAAAGTAAgacactgaaaataat carries:
- the LOC129984222 gene encoding nuclear factor interleukin-3-regulated protein-like → MMITAAEPPIILRKPRLIEIPSPQCTTSPHHPASRPLYSPLSPSSNSMSPNPYPTSSAPSSVVWSNPIEVPVDLTAALKSKEIFPARKQREFIPDSKKDDSYWDRRRRNNEAAKRSREKRRLNDMVLETRMLELTKENAMLRAELAAVRDKFGLPPQQLVNPEQLHLHIPCPTVDVRNRRSKLLSTLLPNSESGVMNGAPALLNHSPTANSSVPEHHVHHMMPHLHMMDPAQWQECHETAMKESQQHHQVMMMNHHHQQAQQQHLHQQVIQRLSVNSAPNEPDFVSNHRDRHQPEEDNRRIISPRESPHPDETLSWSSADEPIQSQIHSQHCLPHKLRHKTLIGDKDHFVTVPSYPDSGRSSGREDTSSDGDSSTGGGKESPVHKMNEPDSSPDSGPPRKMPRLSRRSKGVNSDLQAENFHLRFELKKLASEVAGLRDMLLCNRPPSLDMQTSVDPTTPPHSNRTSPNIIEPQEPQTVNE